One genomic region from Augochlora pura isolate Apur16 unplaced genomic scaffold, APUR_v2.2.1 APUR_unplaced_3137, whole genome shotgun sequence encodes:
- the LOC144477728 gene encoding uncharacterized protein LOC144477728 translates to MSSEKDCADMAMPEVCRVGIRMPPFWQEQPAVWFHQLKAQFTLNCITVDGTKYCYVMSNLDAKYACEVQDLFDTPPEANTYETLKRELIQRLSVSREKKILQLLEKEEIGDRKPSQFLRHMQSLAGKTVTD, encoded by the coding sequence ATGAGTTCAGAGAAGGACTGTGCAGATATGGCGATGCCGGAAGTCTGCCGCGTCGGTATTCGCATGCCGCCGTTTTGGCAGGAACAACCAGCGGTCTGGTTTCACCAGCTCAAGGCGCAGTTTACGCTTAACTGCATCACGGTGGACGGAACAAAATACTGTTACGTGATGTCGAATCTTGATGCAAAATACGCGTGTGAAGTGCAGGATTTGTTCGACACACCGCCAGAGGCCAACACGTACGAGACCCTGAAGCGGGAGCTGATACAGCGCCTGTCGGTAtcacgagagaaaaaaatccTGCAACTGCTGGAGAAGGAAGAGATCGGCGACCGCAAACCATCACAGTTTCTTCGGCACATGCAGAGCTTGGCGGGGAAGACCGTCACCGACGA